In Mycolicibacterium lutetiense, the sequence GCTGTCCCAGTTCCGGATCGACATGAAGTTCACGTACTGGTTGCGCCCCACCGCGACACCCGCCGTCGGGATGATGCCCGTCTCCTCCGGTGCCCGCCCGATGCTGTTGATGATCTGCTTCGAAATGCCCTGCCGCCACACCGGCGAACCCGAGTACTTGTTGGCGACCACGCCGTCGGGCACGGCGACGGTGTTCGACAGCGCGCCGTCCTGGCTGCGGAACAAGGCGTTGTACCGCCACTGCTTGCCCGGAATACCGCAGTAGCCGTTGGTGTCACCGAAAGCCATCAGCACCTGTCGGTTCGCCGGATCCCCGTTGTCCCACATGATTCCGAGGTCAGTCCCGGTGATGGCGAAGCGCTTGATCGTCTGGTTGGGGCTGTCGGGGCCGGTCACCCACCCGACGATCGACGTGCCGGGAGGCGCACCCGGGGCCGGTTGCGCCGCGGGAGCCGGCGCAGGCTGAGGTGCGGCCGGGACCGGAGCCTGCTGGGCTACATTCGGGACCGGCTGGGCACCACCAGGATTGGGCGCTGGGACGACTGCCGCTTTCTGCCTGACCTGCCCGGAGTTGGGCATCAGCGCTTTGAGGAGCGCCAAGGGCAACTGGCCGAGTTTGGGCAGCGGGGCCTGGTCATTGGCCCCCACCGGCTTGTGTCCGATCGGGCGATTGAGCGGGGCGAGCTTTGACGGCTTGGGAATCTGGAAGGCCTGGTTCGGCAGGGGTTGCGCGGCCGCAGCAGCGCCTTCGCAGGGTTCAGCCGACGCTGTCGGTGCCATGCCGACGGCGGCGACAAGTCCGATTGCGGCCGCCACTGCCATCGTCGAAGCACCCCGAGGACGTCGCGACATGTCACACCTTCCCAAACAGGGACGCCGACATGACGTCACAGTTGCTGATGTGACGTTAGTGATCAATGGTGTCGATGTGACCAGTGATGCACCGAAAGGTATCGGCCCGTGACCGTGTCGCAACCGACGGGCCGTGTTATGGGCGCGCCCACCGGTTCGTCGCTACGGTGGGCAGTGGTGCAACTATCGAAACGAGCGAGAGGGAACACCATGGCAGGAGCAGGAACATTCGATCCGAAAAAGGGCGGCAAGTTCGAGCCGACCACCAAGGCCAAGCCGCCGCCACCGCCGCGGCCTGGGGGCAATAAGAAATAGTCAGACGGCGCTGCCCACGTACGAGTGTTTTCCGCTCACACGTGGGCAGTTTCGTTTTATTGCGCGGTAGTTGCGGCGCCTGCCCGCTGGTTGTTCAACCCGGCCAGCCGCCGTTTCGATGCGGCTGACTGGACGACCTGCGGCCACCAGAACCAGCGGCCCAGCAGAGCCGCGATCGCCGGGGTCATGAACGACCGCACGATCAGGGTGTCGAACAGCAGGCCGAGCGCGATCGTCGTACCGACCTGTGCCATGACCTTGAGATCACTGAACGCGAACGATGCCATGGTGAAGGCGAACACCAGACCTGCCGAGGTCACCACCGAACCGGTGCCCGCCATCGCCCGGATGATGCCGGTTTTCAGGCCACCGGGCAGCTCTTCCTTGAAGCGGGACACCAGCAGAAGGTTGTAGTCGGACCCGACCGCAAGCAGCAGGATGACCGACATCGCCAACACCATCCAGTGCAGTTCCAGGCCGAGGAGATGCTGCCAAACCAGCACCGACAGGCCGAATGACGCGCCGAGGGACAGCAACACCGTGCCGACGATCACCGCGGCCGCCACCACGCTGCGCGTGATCAGCAGCATGATGATGAAAATCAGTGACACCGCGGCGATTCCGGCGATCATCAGATCGTAGAACGAACCGTCCTTCATGTCCTTGTAGGTTGCCGCGGTACCCGCCAGATAGATCTTCGAGCCTTCCAGCGGCGTGCCCTTGAGCGCCTCCTTGGCCGCCAGCTTGATCGGCTCCACATGGTTGACGCCCTCCGGCGTCGCCGGATCGCCCTCGTGACTGATGATGAACCGCACCGACTTTCCGTCGGGTGAGATGAAGCTCTTCATCCCGCGCTTGAAGTCCTTGTTGTCGAAGGCTTCCGGCGGAAGATAGAACGTATCGTCGTTGCGGGCCTCATCGAAGGCCTTGCCCATCGCCGTCGAGTTCTCCTGCATGGCGGCCATCTGATCCTGCTGACCGGCCTGCGTGGCCCGCTGCGTCAGCATCATCGTCTTCATGGTCTTCATGGACTCGATCTGCTCCGGCATCAACGCGGCCAGCTGCGGCATCAACGTATCCAGGTGCTCGAGGTCGGGCAGCAAGTCCTGAACGTCATCGGTCAGGGGGTCGATCCCGTCGAGGGTGTCGAACATCGACCGCACCGCCCAGCAGAGCGGGACGCTGGAACAGTGCGGTTCCCAATAGAGGTAGTTACGCAACGGACGCAGGAAATCGTCGAAATTGCCCAGATTGTCCCGCAATTCGGCGATGTCGACGGTCATCGCCTTGGTCTTGGTAACCATCGAATGCGTGATATCTGCCATCTGCTGGGTCAGCTGCGACATCCGCTCCATCGTGTCGATGGTCTTCTGCATCTCGTCGGCCTGAACCAGCATGTCCGCCATCCGGTCCTGGTTGTACTTCCGGTTCATCGTGTTGAGCGTGCCCTGCCGGCTGAGCAGGAACGGGATGGACGTGTGCTCGATCGGGCGGCCGTTGGGCCGGGTGATGGCCTGCACCCGGGAGATTCCGGGGACCCGGACGATCCCCTTGGCGATCTTGTCGATCACGAGGAAGTCTGCGGGGTTTCGCAGGTCGTGGTCGGCTTCGATCATCAGCAGTTCCGGATTCATCCGCGCGGCGCTGAAATGCCTTTCTGCGGCGGCATATCCGACATTGGCCGACAGGTCGGAGGGCAGGTATTTACGGGCGTCGTAGTTGGTCTTGTACCCCGGCAGGGTGAGCAGACCGATGAGTGCCAGGCCCAAGGTCGCGGCCAGGATCGGACCGGGCCACCGGACCACCGCGATGCCGACCCGACGCCAGCCCCGCGACCGGATACTGCGCTTGGGCTCGAAACGCCCGAACCGGCTGCCGATCACGATGACCGCCGGGCCCATCGTCAGCGCGGCGACGACTGCGACGAACGTCCCCACCGCACATGGCACCCCCATGGTCTGGAAGTACGGCAGGCGGGTGAGGCTCAGGCACAACATCGCGCCGGCGATCGTCATGCCGGACCCGAGGATCACGTGAGAGGTACTGCGGAACATCGTGTAATACGCGGTTTCCCGGTCTTCGCCGGCACCGCGGGCCTCTTGATAGCGGCCGATCGCGAATATCGCATAGTCGGTTCCCGCGGCAATGACCATCAACGTCAGGAGGTTGACCGCGAAGGTCGACAGCCCGATAACCCCCGTGTGGGCCAGGAACGCCACGATGCCGCGGGCCGCGCCGAGTTCCATGAACACCATGACCAGCACCAGCAGCATGGTGGCGATCGAGCGGAAGACGATGAGCAACATCACCGCGATCACCAAGAGCGTGATGGCGGTGACCCGCGCGACGCTCTTGTCGCCGGCGTGGTGCTGATCAGAAACCAGCGGCGCCCCGCCGGTCACGTACACCTTGATCCCGGCCGGCGGCGTCGACTGGTTGACGATGTCACGGACCGCGGCCACCGAATCGTTGGCCAGCGTTTCGCCCTGGTTGCCGTGGAGATAGACCTGGACGTAGGCGGCTTTACCGTCGTTGCTCTGCGCGCCCGAGGCCGTCAGCGGGTCACCCCAGAAGTCGGCGACGTGCTGCACGTGTGCAGTGTCGGCTTCGAGCTTGTCGACAATGCCGTCGTAGTAATGGTGCGCTTCGTCGCCCAGGGGCTGCTCACCTTCCAGCACCACCATGGCGTTGCTGTCGGAATCGAACTCCTGGAAGTTGCTGCCGATCTTGCGCATGGCGATCATCGCCGGCGCGTCTTTGGCGCTCAGCCCGACGGTGTTCTCCTCGCCGACCTTCTCCAGCGGCGGGACGAGAGTATTCGTCAGGATGGTCAGAGCCACCCAGCCGAGCACGATGGGCACGGCCAGCACACGGATGCCCCGGGCGATGCCCGACCGGTTAGGGCCCTTGCCGTGGCTACTCGTCGCGTGCCCTTGGTCTGCCACAACCCGCCCCTTCGATCAGGCCACCGTCGCCCATTGGGACAGGTCGCAAGCGATACACATTCGCAATCGCGCGTAATATACCTAGCCTGTCAAAGTGTCAGTGTCAACAATCACATTGCGGGGCCGCTGACAGCACTTTCACAGCTTCGGCGGATCCGCTCCCAGGGCCAGGTCATCAAGGCCCAGACGATGAGGACGATCGTGACCTCGGCCAGCAGATACACCGGCCACGGGCCGAGTACGTCAAGCAGTGATGCGGTGGGCGGCTTCCGGTTGAGGTAGCCGTAGTTGGCGCCGGTGATCGCGTTGAGGGCGAGAGTGACGGCAGCCCACGCCAAAGTCGCGATAACGGCGAAGCGGTAGTCGCGCCACCGCGGTCGCATCCCACGCCCCCAGGTGAGATAGATGGCCGCCCACACGACGAGCACGTGAAGCGTGAAGAACGTGACGAAGAGATGGTGGGGAAAGTCCGGAGCGCCGTCCTTGGCCGTACCGATATCCGGTGTGATCAACGCCTGCGAGCTCAGGACCAGGCCCCAGTAATAGGTGAGGACGAAGGCCCAATGCCGTTGCGACCACAACGCGTACGCCGCCGCGAGTTCCGCAAGGTCACACAACTGCAGTGGTATCGAGGTGTCGACCGTGGGCTCGACGAGCTTGTATACCAGCGCCACTCCGAACGCGACGATGAGCAGCACCGCCAGAACCCGGCTCAGGATTCGGGCCTGCGATTCGGTCTGCCGCCTGCCGACCGCAACCAGGAGCACCGCGCCCATCGCGAACACCGCCAGCACGACCAAGTGCGAGGGGCCGTACGCTGCGAATTCGCGCTGCGCCGAGAACAATTGGCTCAACTCCCCATCGCTCGCCCACCCCGCGCAATCTCGTCAGCGGACCGCCGAGACCAAGCCGTATTCGGGAGACGGCGAGGACGGTGGGACTATCACCAGACCGGGCCCCGGTGGCTGCAGGCCGGACCCCGGCGACTCCGGGCTGTAATTCGGGGCCGGACTGTGCAGCGAAGTGTCCGGGCCCGGTGCCGGGCCGTACCCCGGGAGCTGGCCGTAGCCCGGCGGGGGCCCATACCCGGGTACCGATGTCTGCGGGCCGTACCCGGGACCCGACATCTCCGGGCCATACCCGGGCAACGTCTGACCCGAGCCGGCTAGGAGCTTGGATGCAGCGAAAGCCGCCGCCTGAGTGGTGTACACGGGGACGTAGCCCTCGGTATGCCCGCTCCATTCGTTGCCCTGGCCCTCGTGACAGATCGGATCCATGGGGTTACACAGGTCGATCGCCTTGGATCCGTACAGTGCGCTCTGGGCCGCTATCGATTGCTTGGTGCGGGTGCCGACGTCGCCGAAGGTGGTGATCGCGACAACGTTGTCCGCGTATTCAGGCGGGAGCGAATCGCCCCACTTGATGTTGCCCAGCGGGTTGCCGGCCACGATGTTGATCACACTCGCGCCCTGGGAGTACCCGCCCAGCACGATCTTGGTGTCGGGGCAGGAGGACAGCGTCGACTTGATGTGGGAAATCGCGTCTTTGGCACCGTCACCGCCGTGCAGCTGCAGCTTGCTGGCCTTGTAGTTGACCCCGTAGCTGTTGATCTTCAAGCCTGGGGTCTGCTTGCGCAGCGCATCGACGAGGGCATCGCCGACCCGGCCCATACCGGCCGGCTCATCGGTGCCGCGCGCGAAGACGACCTCGGCGTCAGCGCAGTCGTCGGCCACCGCTATCGGCGGCGCGGTCAGGCCGACGAGTGGGATACCAGAGATGAGAAGTGCAGCAGCGCCAAGCCCGACCCAGCGACCACCTGACCGCGCGCTGCCCTTCCGAGGGCTAGGTTTGCGGCAAGAAAACATGCCTCAACCTAACCCGTATCCAGGCAGGATGAACATTCTTGTCTGACGGACGGTAGAGATTCCGCCGCGACGACATGGTGCCGGCAAAAGAAAACAGGCCAAGGATTAGATCCCTGACCTGCATCTTCTGTCGTGGAGCTAACCGTCATGTTCGCGGTGTCCGGCTACGGCGGTGTCACGGGGTGCGCTGCGGCAACGGCGCCTTCCAGGTTCCGTCGATCGCCGCCTTCTCAGGCCAGTACAGCCGCTCGATCAACACGAACGGACCGTCCGGCGCCGGCAACCAGTTCGACTCCTTGTCCGCGCCCGGGGATTCCCGCTGCACGTAGAAGGTGTAGCCGCCGTCGGCATCCTTCTGCAGTGAGGGCAGCATCGGCGAGTTGATCAGGTACCGATTGATCGGATTGGCCACCAGCAGACTCTCCGGCATCCGGTACATGGTGATCGACCAGAATCCCTTGACCGGCGGAAGCTGGCCGGGGGCGAATCGATAGGTGTATTTGTTCGCACCGGTCAGCGTGGCACCCGCCGAATCCAGGCGGAAGATCGGATACATCGCCTCAGCGGCATCGTTGCCGTAGATGCCGTTGATCGCGCCGGCCATCCGGTACAGGTAATTGGTTCCCACCATCTGCCGGGTACCGAACATCTGCGCGGTCGTGACCTCACCCTTGTCGACCTTCGCCTGCACCTGGTTGTATTCGGTCCAGGCGTCGGTGAGCCCGTCCTGGAAGGCCTGCTGCTGATCCGCGGGCAGCGCACCGATGTCGAGTTTCTTGTCGGTGCCGATTCCGATCGACGCGAATTTCGCCCGGAGCTCCTTCTCCGAGTCCAGCACCGGCACGTACTTCAGCACGAAGTTGAGCGTCTCAAAGAACTTCGGCGACTTTCGCTGCTCATCTGGGGTCTGTGGAACCAAGAAGTCGATCGCGGGAGGCGCCGCGGGCGCCGCTGTACCGAGGAATTTCGACAGCGGTTCAGCTTTGTAGCCGGCCTGGATCGCCTTCACCTTGTCGATGTCGTTGGGGCCGAACAGCTGGGTTCGGTACAACGCGAGCACGAAGTCGGTCTCGGCGCGTAGCACCTCGTCGATGCCAGCGGGCTTTTCGCCCTTCCAGTTCGGGCCGGCGAGCAGGTACTTCCCCGCCTTGTTGCCGGTGGTGCGGCTGCCCAGGTAGCCCATGTTGTAGGTGTAGGCATCGATGAACTGCACCGAGTAGTACCGGTTGCTCTCCACCTCGGGCACGGTCAGCACCAAGGGCTCGGCGCGCAGATCCGCACCCAACGTCGAGTACGGGGTGTCCGAGTTCGGAGTCTGCACGGCGGTGTCCGCCGGGGTGGCGACGGTCGCAACAGAATGCAGGACATTCCAGGGGGCTCGGAACTGCGAACTCTGCTTGTCCTGGAAGTACGCGTACTGGATTCGGTAGTTGTCCACCATCGGATACCCGTAGATGTACGCCTGCTTCGCGATCTCCCGGATCTGAGCGGGGGTCACCGCGGCCTGCTCCTTCGAGTCCTTGCCCGCATCCTCGCCGCTACCGCAGCCGGTCAACGTGACCGCCAGCGTCGCCGCGGCGATAACGGCCGACCAACGGCGCCACGTGCCATTTCGTCTGGTCATGCGCTTACCCGACCTTCTGCGGGACCGGTGCGTGCCACGTGCCGTCAAGAGCGGCCTCCTTGGGCCAGTACAGCCGCTGCGTCAACCGGAACGGTCCTTCGGGCGCCGGCAGCCAGTTCGACTCCCACTCCGGACCCGGGGTTTCCCGCTGCACATAGATGGTGTATCCGCCATCGGGATCCTGCTTCAGCGTGGGCAGCATCGGCGAGTTGATCAGGTAACGGTTGATCGGATTCGCGACCAGCAGGCTCTGCGGCATCCGGTACATCGTGAGCGACCAGAACGCGTTTACCGGAGGCAGTTGTCCGGGCGCATAGCGGTAGATGTAGTTGTTCGCGCCATCGAGGGGAGCTCCCGTCGAGTCGATTGAGGCACTCGGATACATCGCTTCGGCCTTGTCGTTGCCGTAGATGCCGTTGATGGCCCCGGCCATCCGATACAGGTAGTTGGTGCCGAGCGTCTGGCGGTTGCCGAACAGCTCACTGGGTGAGAGCTGCCCGCTCTCCACCTTCGCCTGGGTCGGATCGTATTCCTTCCAGGCGTCGGTGATCGCCGCCTGGAAGGCGTCCTGCTTGTCCTTGCTCAGCGATGTGATGTCCAGCTTCTGGTCCGTACCGATGCCGATCGAAGCGAACTTCGCGCGCAGGTCCCTTTCGGTCTCCAGGACCGGCGCGAACTGCAGAACAAAGTTGAGGGTCTCGAAGAACTGCGGAGACTTGCGCTCTTCCTCCGCGGACTGCGGAACCACGAAATCCACTGCGGGCGCGGCGGCCGGCGCCGGCTTGCCCTCAAACTTCGACAGTGGTTCCGCCCCGTACTGGGCCTGAATCGCCTTGACGTTGTCGAGGTCGGAGGCCCCGAAGAGCTGGGTCCGATATGCGACAAAAGCGAATTCGGTGTCCGAGCGAATCACCTTGTCGATGCCGGCGGGCTTCTCACCCTTCCAACTCGGTCCCGCGAGTAAGTATTTGCCGGCATTGTTGCCGGTTGTCCGACTGCCCACGTAGTCGAAGTTGTACATGTACTGGTCCATGAACTGAAGCGAGTAATACCGCTTCGCGTCGATGGTCGGAACGCTCAAAACGTAAGGCTCCGTACGTAAATCGGCTCCGAAGAAGCTGTACGGCGTGTCCGAGTTGGGGGTCTGAATGGCGGTGTCGGCCGGCGTGTAAACCTGGGCGTTCGATTGAAGAGTGTTCCAGGGGGCCTTGTACTGCGGATTCTGCTTGTCCTGGAAGTAGGCGTACTGGATCCGGTAGTTGTCCACCATCGGGAAGCCATAGATGTAGGCCTGCTTGGCGATCTGCCGGATCTGGTCCGCGGTGACCTCTGCGGTGGGCGTGCTCGAAGCCGTGTTCGAAGCCTTGTCACCGCCGCAGGCGACCGCGGTCAGCGCGATCGCCGCGACGCCCACCACACTCAACCACCGTCGCGGCCAGAGCGCCTTGTTGTCCATCGCTGTTCCCCTCTTCTGTCACCCGACCCCCGACCATCCTTGCCTGAACCAACCGTGTCTGTCTTGACTTTCCTGGACATCTTCTTGACCGTTATGGACATGCAGTTGATCCAAGGATCATCGCTGGTGGGGTTCAAGGGGCTCGCCGCCGCCCATGGGGGCGACCCGGCCGCGTTGCTGGAATTTGCTGGCATCAACCCCGCCGATGCCGGTCAACGTGACCGCTATATTCCGTTGCGCAACGCCATCGCCGCGGTCGAGAGCGCAGCCGCGGCACTGGGTGTGGATGACTTCGGGCGTCAGCTCGCGCTGCGGCAGAGCATCGATATCCTCGGCCCGGTCGGTGTCGCGGCGCGCACCGCCACCACCGTGGCTGAAGCGTTCACCATCATCGACACCTACATGGGCGCCTACAGTCCCGGCATCACCGCCCGCATCAACTCGCACACCGACGAGACGCTGCGCCGGTTCGAATTCGAATTCCTCCTGTACCCGACGCCACCACAGGCCCAGGCCATCGAACTCGCCCTCGGCGTCACCATCCGCGTGCTGCACCTGTTCCTTGGCACCACCTACCGGGCTGTTTCCGTGCACCTGCCCCACCCCGCGCTCGGCACCAGAACCGACTACCGCCGCTACTTCGGCTGCCCAGCGCACTTCAACGAACCATTCGCCGGATTTACCCTGCGCGCCAACGACTTACAGAGCCCACTCAACCACGATCCGCTGGCACATCGGCTCGCCTTGCGCTACCTGTCCAGCACCCGCGCCGAGCACGCGACCGGCTTCACCGACACCGTGCGCGGCATCATCCGCCAACTCCTGCCCACCGGAGACCTGACCGCCGAACTCGTCGCCCGCCAGTTCGGCATCCACCCCAAGACGCTGCAACGCCGCCTCGCCGCCGAAGGAAGCACCTTCGGCAAGATGATCGATCAAACCCGCCGCGAACTTGCCGAGCGCTTGTTGCTCGACACCGATCTGCCCCTCGCGCAGCTGTGTCGCCAACTCGGCTACGCCGAGCAGAGCGTGCTGACGCGAGCATGCAGACGCTGGTTCGGCATGACCCCCACCGACTACCGCAACCGGTGACCACCCTGTGCCCGTCACGGCGTGCGCCGTCGCGAGTACGCAGCTCGTCGCCCGGATGAGCAATTCTCTGCACCACGACTATCCGCATGAAGAAACCTCCTTGCCGACTGTGCATCCAGTGGCAACCCACGGGAATGACACATTTTGCTGTCGGCAAGGAGGTCTCAAATATGAAGTTATCTGGGTACTACTGGTGGAGCTAACTGTCATGTCCACGATGTCTTCCGTGTCATGTGTATGCCGTTCCATGCGGGTTCCAAGACAACGAGTGTCTTCCTTAGATCAGATCGACTCTCCGAATTCCGCAGAAGCGGAACTTCTTGTTCGCCACCCCCACCTGCTAACGACGGTCGGTGCCCGCGCGTGGAAACAGCACCGCCGGGTCCACCGTGCGGACCAACGCCCGCTGAACGGACCGCAGCAGCACGAGGGCTTCGACGTCGGTGAACGGGTTAACCAGCTCGAACTCCACCCCCGCGCCGATCATGTCGCTGACCCAGCTGATCTCGGCCAGGAACTGGATACGGGTCCAGTCCAACGTCGACAGGTTCGGCCTGTTGCGGCTGAGCTGGTCGCGGAGCCGGGCAACGTCGGAGTCGAAGTCGGCCCTATCCGTGTAGCCGAGCGCTTCGATAGGCACCGGCCGCCCGGCGGCGATCCCACCCCACACCGACAGCGCGGTGTCCAAGAACCGCTTCTGCTCCCCGGACAGCTTGGGGCCGCCCTTGGCTGCACGTTTCAGTTGCTCGGCGTGGTCGGCGGCTGCTGCCGCAACATCGGCCGACGTGGCACCGATGTGTTGGATGAATGCGTCGCTCGTGGCTGCGGCGAGTGCGCCGATCCCGGAACCGAGCCGCATCCGGGGCCCTGCGGCGGCCGCGAAGATCTGCTCGACCACCAGACCCTGCCGCGGTTCCGTCGAACCCCGCAGATGCGTGCAGTACTCGACCCACAGCGACTCGTTGCTCGCCGTGATGTAGCCGCTCGCGCGCACTCCCCACACCCCGGGCAGCTTCGGCAGCACCATCTCGCTGGTCCGGACTCCTTCGGCATTCCAGTCCCGAAGGCCCCTGTCCACATAGGTGATCAACTCATCGGGATCCGGCACGCCGGTGAACCGGAAGGCGCTGAGCGCCTGCACTCCCGCCCACCCCGGCCACCCCACGACCGTGGCTCCCACGACGCGCAGCGGCGTCGCGGCGTCGCCTGCGACCGACAGCGTCTGCCATCCATCCGGTATCGGGGTGTCGGTCAGCCACACCGCCTCCGCCGGCGGCAACGGAGCCCACCCATTCACCTGGGCCGAGATGAAGTCCAGCAGCGAGGACTCGGCCAGGACACGATCCCACGGGGACTCATCCCCGTGGCGGTGCCCGAACGCCTCGGTCTCACTCATCGCGCATCACCCCGATTCCAGGTTCCAGCATCCGCATCTCCTTCACGACGAGTCACACTTAGCCCGGCGCCAACAGCAGGAACGCCAGTATCCCGGCAAGCCCCACTGCCCCCACTGTCGCCGCGGGCGCACTGATCTGCCCCGGGTTTAGATCCACACCCGGGCCGGGCATCAACGGGGTGTTCGGGAGGATCAACGGCCCCACCGGCGACACCGGGGTCGCCGGAAGCGACGGGTTCGCCAGCCACGGAGGCAGCCCGCTTGGATCGGCGGGCAGCGGCGACGGCAGCGGGCCCGGCACGTGTGGGGCGGGCTGCGGCAGGGGAGCCTCCACGGGGTGAGGCAGCGTCGGCGGGAGGTTCGGAGGGGCGCCGATGATGGGCGCAGCACCCCCGACACCTCCGATCAGCCGCAGGAACTCGTCGAACCCTCCGGTCGGCCGGTAGACCGTGCCCCCGTCCCCGGTCAACGGGTCGTGGATCACGACGATGCCGTCCTTGTACATGGCCGTTGACGATCGCCCAGGAATCTGACCCACGTGCAGCGACGGATCGGATTGTGGGTTGCCCGTGAGCATGTCGTGCACCAGCTTGGCCAACTGGTCTTGCGTCATCCCCTTGAAGTCGCTGAAGTGCTTCTGCCAGGCGTGGCCGTAGGCGATGCG encodes:
- a CDS encoding DUF4185 domain-containing protein; this translates as MSRRPRGASTMAVAAAIGLVAAVGMAPTASAEPCEGAAAAAQPLPNQAFQIPKPSKLAPLNRPIGHKPVGANDQAPLPKLGQLPLALLKALMPNSGQVRQKAAVVPAPNPGGAQPVPNVAQQAPVPAAPQPAPAPAAQPAPGAPPGTSIVGWVTGPDSPNQTIKRFAITGTDLGIMWDNGDPANRQVLMAFGDTNGYCGIPGKQWRYNALFRSQDGALSNTVAVPDGVVANKYSGSPVWRQGISKQIINSIGRAPEETGIIPTAGVAVGRNQYVNFMSIRNWDSPGAWSTNFSAIAMSPDNGENWGVYPGTIRTPGGGNENFQMGAFLKPGPGDPYMYTFGTPNGRGGSAYIARVAPALIPDLTKYEYWNADNNAWVPGNPAAATPVIPGPVSEMSAQYNTYLKQYLVLYGNGANDVVMRTAPAPQGPWGPEQLIAPSSQIPGGIYAPYLHPWSTGKELYYNLSLWSAYNVMLMKTVLP
- a CDS encoding MMPL/RND family transporter, producing the protein MADQGHATSSHGKGPNRSGIARGIRVLAVPIVLGWVALTILTNTLVPPLEKVGEENTVGLSAKDAPAMIAMRKIGSNFQEFDSDSNAMVVLEGEQPLGDEAHHYYDGIVDKLEADTAHVQHVADFWGDPLTASGAQSNDGKAAYVQVYLHGNQGETLANDSVAAVRDIVNQSTPPAGIKVYVTGGAPLVSDQHHAGDKSVARVTAITLLVIAVMLLIVFRSIATMLLVLVMVFMELGAARGIVAFLAHTGVIGLSTFAVNLLTLMVIAAGTDYAIFAIGRYQEARGAGEDRETAYYTMFRSTSHVILGSGMTIAGAMLCLSLTRLPYFQTMGVPCAVGTFVAVVAALTMGPAVIVIGSRFGRFEPKRSIRSRGWRRVGIAVVRWPGPILAATLGLALIGLLTLPGYKTNYDARKYLPSDLSANVGYAAAERHFSAARMNPELLMIEADHDLRNPADFLVIDKIAKGIVRVPGISRVQAITRPNGRPIEHTSIPFLLSRQGTLNTMNRKYNQDRMADMLVQADEMQKTIDTMERMSQLTQQMADITHSMVTKTKAMTVDIAELRDNLGNFDDFLRPLRNYLYWEPHCSSVPLCWAVRSMFDTLDGIDPLTDDVQDLLPDLEHLDTLMPQLAALMPEQIESMKTMKTMMLTQRATQAGQQDQMAAMQENSTAMGKAFDEARNDDTFYLPPEAFDNKDFKRGMKSFISPDGKSVRFIISHEGDPATPEGVNHVEPIKLAAKEALKGTPLEGSKIYLAGTAATYKDMKDGSFYDLMIAGIAAVSLIFIIMLLITRSVVAAAVIVGTVLLSLGASFGLSVLVWQHLLGLELHWMVLAMSVILLLAVGSDYNLLLVSRFKEELPGGLKTGIIRAMAGTGSVVTSAGLVFAFTMASFAFSDLKVMAQVGTTIALGLLFDTLIVRSFMTPAIAALLGRWFWWPQVVQSAASKRRLAGLNNQRAGAATTAQ
- a CDS encoding YwaF family protein; its protein translation is MFSAQREFAAYGPSHLVVLAVFAMGAVLLVAVGRRQTESQARILSRVLAVLLIVAFGVALVYKLVEPTVDTSIPLQLCDLAELAAAYALWSQRHWAFVLTYYWGLVLSSQALITPDIGTAKDGAPDFPHHLFVTFFTLHVLVVWAAIYLTWGRGMRPRWRDYRFAVIATLAWAAVTLALNAITGANYGYLNRKPPTASLLDVLGPWPVYLLAEVTIVLIVWALMTWPWERIRRSCESAVSGPAM
- a CDS encoding cutinase family protein; its protein translation is MFSCRKPSPRKGSARSGGRWVGLGAAALLISGIPLVGLTAPPIAVADDCADAEVVFARGTDEPAGMGRVGDALVDALRKQTPGLKINSYGVNYKASKLQLHGGDGAKDAISHIKSTLSSCPDTKIVLGGYSQGASVINIVAGNPLGNIKWGDSLPPEYADNVVAITTFGDVGTRTKQSIAAQSALYGSKAIDLCNPMDPICHEGQGNEWSGHTEGYVPVYTTQAAAFAASKLLAGSGQTLPGYGPEMSGPGYGPQTSVPGYGPPPGYGQLPGYGPAPGPDTSLHSPAPNYSPESPGSGLQPPGPGLVIVPPSSPSPEYGLVSAVR
- a CDS encoding DUF1254 domain-containing protein, translated to MTRRNGTWRRWSAVIAAATLAVTLTGCGSGEDAGKDSKEQAAVTPAQIREIAKQAYIYGYPMVDNYRIQYAYFQDKQSSQFRAPWNVLHSVATVATPADTAVQTPNSDTPYSTLGADLRAEPLVLTVPEVESNRYYSVQFIDAYTYNMGYLGSRTTGNKAGKYLLAGPNWKGEKPAGIDEVLRAETDFVLALYRTQLFGPNDIDKVKAIQAGYKAEPLSKFLGTAAPAAPPAIDFLVPQTPDEQRKSPKFFETLNFVLKYVPVLDSEKELRAKFASIGIGTDKKLDIGALPADQQQAFQDGLTDAWTEYNQVQAKVDKGEVTTAQMFGTRQMVGTNYLYRMAGAINGIYGNDAAEAMYPIFRLDSAGATLTGANKYTYRFAPGQLPPVKGFWSITMYRMPESLLVANPINRYLINSPMLPSLQKDADGGYTFYVQRESPGADKESNWLPAPDGPFVLIERLYWPEKAAIDGTWKAPLPQRTP
- a CDS encoding DUF1254 domain-containing protein, encoding MDNKALWPRRWLSVVGVAAIALTAVACGGDKASNTASSTPTAEVTADQIRQIAKQAYIYGFPMVDNYRIQYAYFQDKQNPQYKAPWNTLQSNAQVYTPADTAIQTPNSDTPYSFFGADLRTEPYVLSVPTIDAKRYYSLQFMDQYMYNFDYVGSRTTGNNAGKYLLAGPSWKGEKPAGIDKVIRSDTEFAFVAYRTQLFGASDLDNVKAIQAQYGAEPLSKFEGKPAPAAAPAVDFVVPQSAEEERKSPQFFETLNFVLQFAPVLETERDLRAKFASIGIGTDQKLDITSLSKDKQDAFQAAITDAWKEYDPTQAKVESGQLSPSELFGNRQTLGTNYLYRMAGAINGIYGNDKAEAMYPSASIDSTGAPLDGANNYIYRYAPGQLPPVNAFWSLTMYRMPQSLLVANPINRYLINSPMLPTLKQDPDGGYTIYVQRETPGPEWESNWLPAPEGPFRLTQRLYWPKEAALDGTWHAPVPQKVG
- a CDS encoding AraC family transcriptional regulator, producing MQLIQGSSLVGFKGLAAAHGGDPAALLEFAGINPADAGQRDRYIPLRNAIAAVESAAAALGVDDFGRQLALRQSIDILGPVGVAARTATTVAEAFTIIDTYMGAYSPGITARINSHTDETLRRFEFEFLLYPTPPQAQAIELALGVTIRVLHLFLGTTYRAVSVHLPHPALGTRTDYRRYFGCPAHFNEPFAGFTLRANDLQSPLNHDPLAHRLALRYLSSTRAEHATGFTDTVRGIIRQLLPTGDLTAELVARQFGIHPKTLQRRLAAEGSTFGKMIDQTRRELAERLLLDTDLPLAQLCRQLGYAEQSVLTRACRRWFGMTPTDYRNR